The following proteins are encoded in a genomic region of Clostridiisalibacter paucivorans DSM 22131:
- a CDS encoding UPF0236 family transposase-like protein yields the protein MYKISLKEMDINFKDLEKRIYEFVCRQACEIITELLNQLDDELMKERDKKIYRNKGFKKTCIKTVM from the coding sequence ATGTATAAGATAAGTTTAAAGGAAATGGATATAAATTTCAAGGATTTAGAGAAAAGGATTTATGAATTTGTTTGCCGTCAGGCATGTGAAATAATCACAGAGCTACTTAATCAACTAGATGATGAGCTAATGAAAGAAAGAGATAAGAAGATATATAGAAATAAAGGTTTCAAGAAAACATGTATCAAGACAGTAATG